One Scophthalmus maximus strain ysfricsl-2021 chromosome 7, ASM2237912v1, whole genome shotgun sequence genomic window, actgaaggaggaggaggagggaggagactgagggaggagggggaggaggaaggaggagactcagggaggaggagactgagggaggaggagggaggagactgagggaggaggaaggaggagactgagggaggaggagactgaggagggagggaggaggtatATGTGAATAGTGAATATGAAATAAGTTGTTCAAACAGCAGAGCAATAAAAAGGAATGTAAACATCGGCGCTGGTCAATAAGCTGCCGACAGTTTACACATGTAAAATAAACTGTACGAGTGGAAACTGTTCATTACAGAATTTCCCCTCGAACTTAAATGTGTCACAGAGATGAGCAGTGAGACgcgcaaaaatatttttaaaaaatccagcTCAACCTCCATACGTTGTTTTTATGAGTTTATCTTACTGTCGTCATGGTAACAACAGATGACACGGTGCTCCCACACAGGTACCGTGCACCTGGTGAACACATGGTTCCACCTATAcagaggattgtgtgtgtgtgtatatatgcatatctatatatatagatataaatatgtCTGTGCTTGTATCTATGTTGTGGCTCAGCAGGTGTCGTTGGACCTCGGAGGGGGTGGGGTTCGACCCGAGGCATCGCATCACTGTGATCAGCTCCTGGGCCTCGATCTTCCCTTTCCGCTGGCGATCgtacagagagaaacactccTTGAACTCTgccacgaccacgaccacgacaacaacaacacagttagTTCGGTTTGTGAGATGAGCAGAACAAAGAGCAGCTCAAAGGTTCAGATTATTCACACTCTGGATGAATGTTTCTGATCGTAACTCTGGTGATGCTACGTTTCATTTAGCAACATCATCAGTTCACATTAGAATTTTGTCCCAAatctttggtttatgaccagaAACCTGCAGAACTCACGACGTTAGCATCAGCGCTGCATTCACAGCTAATTAGCATGTTGAGCTAAAACTGTGTTGAACTTGGTaaatcatcatgatcgccccctgggggccggctgcagtatatacaccatgttagcatgctaatgtaAGCATCCATCTAACACATACAATGAAGTGAGgatttcctgtttgttctgtcGTATCGATAATCTTATCAGTTTTTATGTGAGTCTCTGTGAACGTGCCTCTCGTCGACAGATGCTCCGCTCACACACTGCAAATGAAATATCTTTGTCGGTCGTACGAAACATTGTGACGTTTACGTTTCACGACTAAGAGAAGCAGAGCGAGGAATCTATTCATTGTCTAAAGGAAAATCACCAGATACTGTAATATTGTATCAGTTGCAGACGCCGACACAGAACGTTCATGTGAACACGGAGAGGATGGAGCTGATGAgccacagaaacaaaccatgaaCACTGATGAGAAGGTTTCGTCTCCTTGATACACTGAAGCTTCCTGTTTAATCACATCAGACGAAACAAGCGCTGCTTTGTCCGGAGGCAGACTCACGGAAACTCTGCTGCCTGATGGTCCACTGACACGAGCAGGCAGCGCTAACTCACGACCTCATTGTTCACAGTTTGAGTCTCACCGTTGATCTGGTCCTGGCTCAGGAACTTCTCCTGCGATCAAAGAGGGAAACAGCGTGAGTGAACGGAGGGAAAGCAAAGAGCAGGTGAACTCTGAGAGAAGATGATCTCACCATCGTGGCTCCGTGTCCTCTGGGATCTGAAGGCTGCCGCTCGCCTCAGGAACCTGATCCACGCCGCTGTAAGAGGAAGCTGGTGGAGGATCCTGGGAGCACTGAGGGGGCGGGACCGGCACAGTGTTGTGAACTTTGGTTCACACATTCGTTTTCCCCAGAGGATAACTCCTCCTGACGGACTGTCTCAAGGTTCAATCAGCCAGAGAATGAGAATTATTGCTCCTGTTACTGTCCAGTCTCAGAGTTTattcaagaaaaacatttgattccTGTAAGAAAGTCTTTTTTTAGTTATGTAACGGACTAAATGTGGAGTTCATTGTGTCTAATGTTGCTCCCACCAGACGACTGTATAAAACTagacgtagtcactgggtccagGAAGTGAAGCCgatatcaaaatgaagaatatgttGGTTTcataaacaaataatcactaaaTCTTTATAACGTCAACATAGGTTCGTCTCTTTCACTTTTCCACCACATTTAAAAGTTAAGAGCTGCTGCTCAACCAAccacgttgcgatctcttacTGTGTCACGGCTCTGgatcagacacagagacaaagttTCAACAACGTTTTATTTGTTGTTCAGAGAGAAAACTTCACTTCACACTTTACtggaatgttttaaatgttttaagttGTTTTGCAACATAATTTTGTGATCACATCCGTTAAACACTTACAACATTGGaataacatttaaaagtaattGGCAGAAAAGTTGAAATCTACGACTGTATTAGTCCTTTGAAAGCTtcgtggcagcagcagcgtgtgaaACGTTCAGATGAGCAGCTCCGTCGTGTCCTGGTCGACGTGGCGGAGGTGCAGGGTGTAAACCGCCCGAGGCTGCGGGACGTACATCAGCCCCGGGTGTTTCTTCCTCAGGACGGCGTCATTCCACATACAGGCCACCCAGACCGCCACCAGGGGCAGGGCTGCGAAGAAACTGGAGCCAGAGAACGTCAACCAATCAGGGGCCTGATAGAGATGGTGGAGAGCGACAGCAAGCGACAATCAGTGAAGGGTCCAGTCAGGTTGGAGGACTGGTACGACCCGGCAATAAGGTCCTTCAGGGCAGGCAGttaggtaagtaggtaggcaGGTACGTAGGTaagttggtaggtaggtaggtagaaagGTACGTAGGTACataggtaggcaggcaggtacgtaggtaggtaggtacataGGTAGACAGGTAGGTAGGTGTGTTCCCAGCCAGTGTTTTACCATTTACCGTATAGCATGAAGAGGCCATTGCAGTCGGGAACCATGCCCCGCCTCCTCTGGCACATCACAGTGGCGGCCATTGCAAagcaggtgaagatgaagaggatgaaggtcTGGCCCTCAGTGATCATGTACCTGTCGGGAACACAGGGGGCATCAGAGGTCACCAACGTCTCAAACGTACCAATCAGGATTCTGCTGCTCTACTTTAAAGTCGCCATGTGTGAAATTTGAAAAGGACTTGATGCTGCAGGGGCTCAACACTTCAGAACACGGGGCTGTTGAAACAAcatcaataataacaacagtaaTATTAATGTGACAATAAGTGGCACTTGATGGTGAGGGAAGGACTCTTTGTATTTAAAGACCAGAAACATGAGACAACACATTTCTTCACGGttcatcagtcacgactcagAGTCATGTGATCAGACAGTTACACCTGAGAACCACCTGATcaattattacacacacacacacacacacgtcctcagGTGTAATGTTCATCACACACTAGAGTTTCAGTGCAGCTGCAAACTGAGAGCTGATGACAGTcacatgttcagacagacagacagtgagagagagagagacagacagacagtgagagagagagagagacagacagacagacagtgagagagagacagacagacagtgagagagagagagacagacagacagtgacagagagagagagacagacagacagacagacagtgagagagagagagacagacagacagacagtgagagagagacagacagacagtgaaagagagagacagacagacagtgaaagagagagacagacagtgagagagagacagacagacagacagacagtgtgagagagagagagacagacagtgagagagagacagacagacagacagtgaaagagagacagacagacagtgagagagagagagagagagacagacagacagtgagagagagacagtgagacagaaagacagatagacagacagtgagagagagagagacagacagacaaacagtgagagagagagacagacagacagacagtgaaagagagagagagacagtgagagagagagacagatagacagacagtgagagagagagagagacagacagacagacagtgagagagagacagacagacagataactGTGTTAACTGTTTTGTAGAGAAACAAACTGAGACCGAGGCAGTACAGCAGTCTGACCAGTAGTAGGCGGTGTTGGGAGCGAGCAGCATCCAGGCCGCCGGGGGCAACGCCTCCTCCTGGGTCCTGTGGCAGTAAGAACCactgaagaagaacaagaggacgaggaagagaggaaCGGAcctggagaagagagggaagagagaaggcTCACTGCTGACGACCACGACAACCACGACATCTTCACAGTAACAAATTTAGACACGAGAAAGTCCAGCGTCTGGAttcatgaggtcaaaggtcaaacagtcGACAGGTGAATCACCTGGAACCTTCTCTTCACCTGCACGTTGACGAAGTACGTTTATCATGTGACAGTCAAAACAGTCTCACGTCTTCTCACCACATCACGTGACCCACGGTGTCGTCGTAGTGAAACAGAAGCTCACAGACGTCGACCTGTGAAACGAAACAACACCCGTCGCACTGAGATGACATCATCGTCTGGTGACTGATCCAGTAACCTACCAGGGACGAGGGTCTGACCTCCTGCAGGACCGGGTTGTCTCTGACTGACAGGTGCAGCTGGTAGCCAATCAGCAGGAGCCGCCGGGTGACGGAGTCGGCCACCAGGTGCAAGCTGGTTCCCATGACGACGGCGACGATGCCCAGGTGGACAGCCGGGAGGGGCGGAGTCCCGGGGCAGCGCTCGAGCATCGCGACAGGAGAACAGACGTTTTGATGATGACGCGGTCTGAGAAACGTCTCCACGGTAACGTGTTCGATGTGACGAGTTGACGTTGACGTAACTTTGATGAGGATGAGTGGAGACGTGAGGTTGAACAGAACCTGGAGATAAACTGCTGCTCCGGGGAAGTTCTGAGGAAACGAGTCGGACGGGAAGACGAGCTGAGAGAAGAAGGTCAAACAAACAGATTCTTTAACACTGTACAACATTTATTCATGTAGACGTTGTTGTTCATGTAATTTATACATTACATGAACATGTCCTGTTGTTGTAtggttaccatgacaacaggcCGGCCCAGGTCCAGGACCCAGGTCTGGATGGTGAAGCTGAGCCAGAGGTCCAGGTGGAACCGGGGCTTCGGCAGAAGCGTCTCCGTCTCTGTGGATCCGGGCGAGcggctgcagacacagacacgaaCCTCAGCAGGTCTCAACCCACCGTCACGTCACCCTCGACTTTCACATTCCCACCAGCGCCATTTTGTTCCAAACCTTGACTATTCAAGATTTTGAGAATAAGTACAATCTGAAATCCGTCCGGTGAAACTTTCACTTTCCACCTGAAGAAACTGAATTGTGGGATTAAAGATGTTTCACTGGATCAGTGAATTATAAATTGGAACTAACGATGATGAAACATTAATTGGTACGAACCCGCAGGTGAGAGCTGCAGCGCGCAGAGCGGAGCTCGGCCTCCTCCTGCCGGACGGCtgcatctcttcttcctcctcctcgtcgttgGTGTGTTTTTGACACTGAATCAGTGCAAAGTCACaaaccctgatgatgtcaacCCCACCTCAGAAACATTATGTTAATTATCTTCCACGTGTAAATCCTCGTTCCTTTCCGTCGTCGCCGAAGTCGACGCGTCGCGATTTCCTGCTCAAAGTGAACCTGCAGGTTGGTCTGCAGCAGATTACCTGTAATCTGTATAAAACTCCTGCCATTGTTTGATTAGACGTGTATCTTTAATCTGCTCTCGGATTAACACGGTCAGAAGATCATGCTGCAGGTGAGCTTCAGCGTAAAATCACAGTTTTCATTTCTGCCTGAAAGGAAACTGGGTCACGGgagaagacaaatgaaaacatgtgttCATACtcacagatctttttttctttatacaatccagattaacattttacttttcatatgtaaatgtaaaacattttcgTCATGTTCATCGTTTACCGACCGTCACCTGAGATAAAAGAGTAAACTTGGATGAAATCTCTTAACTTTAACGAAAGTTTCTGAGAATAATCCATATTTCTTCAGCAGCAGTTGATCAAACCGCTGCAGTACCAGAGATTCACCACCGGAGGGGGGTCTTTCTCtggtggcagcagctgcagtaaaACCTACTGAAGAACACTTCATATTGTACAGaatattattacttattatCTGTACATGTTTTCTGAAGTCACTGGACGCTATTCACATATCTGTTGGGCAATAAAATCAGCcgatattaaaatgtttacgtttttacataacataaatcatgtttattttctcagctcaagttctatttatttggttgtaattgggttttctttttattcataattataaACTTAAATTTCAAGCCATCAAATTTTCATGTCTTTGATAACGACACCATTTTTGCtcccattaaaatgttttatggaaCAATTCATCTCGTGGTTCACTGACTCGGTTCCAGGTTTAAAACTCTTCATAtcaggattttatgaaacgtcacTGGAGAAAATCTTATTAATAAGATTGTTTATTATCAGCACaactgaatcaaatcaacatgcgcattcaagcattaaattattaattacattttattattgacTCACTACATACAGTAACTACGTAGACATGTCgatctgctttattgtaaattgatacatttattgatgACTAATTACCAAAAgtcgcagttctgtcgctctgaattATGGATTcgaacttccgggaactatccGAAGTCTacgtgagtcacgtgacgtgcaagcattttggacttccggTGTCGCGATTCTCTCTCATTGGAGGaaatgaatgagagaaaaaaggaacttCCGGAAGCGGAACTGAAGACGCAGAAGGTTCCAGTCGGACGTGTTATTGAGCAGTAACTTCCGGTCGCTGACTAGCTAGCAGAAGGTGAAAGTGGCTCGTGTTTGATTTATTAGAATCGTTCGTCTCGTCTCGAGTCTTCAGTCACAAACTTCCGGCGGAGGACGAGTCGTCACGTCGGGCGACGATGCGCCGCGTCAGCTGCGTTCAAGCCGGACATGAGGAGCGAGCGGCTCGCGGACGTTAGCGCAGCAGCTAACCGGCTAGTCCCGGTGCCCGAGCCGGAGGTtcctcccgccgccgccgccgccgccgggctCCCGAGGCACCACTGCCCCGTTTCGTGTGGACGCTGGGGCCGCGGTGAACAGTTTAATGGGAGGCGGGTCGACGAGGAGACACTGCGGGCGTCAGCTGCGAGCGAAGCGGGGGCGCGGATGGAGTCTCTGGCCGGGTACGTGTACAAGGCCGCCGGCGAGGGCCGCGTCCTGACCCTGGCCGCGCTGCTGCTCAACCACTGCGAGGCGGAGACCCGCTTCCTGCTGAGCTACGTGACGCAGCTGTCCGGGCAGCGCTCCACGCCGCTCATCATCGCGGCCCGCAACGGACACGACAAGGTGGtgcggctgctgctggaccaCTACCGGGTGGACACGGAGCAGACCGGCACGGTCCGCTTCGACGGGTAAGAGCCGGGAGTCGGAGGAGACGTCGACGGGCgatgtgggtggtggtgggccgGTGCCgatgtgggtggtggtgggccgGTACAGATGTGGATGGACCGGTACAGATGTGGATGGACCGGTACAGATGTGGGTGGACCGGTACAgatgtgggtggtggtgggccgGTACAgatgtgggtggtggtgggccgGTACCgatgtgggtggtggtgggccgGTACCgatgtgggtggtggtgggccgGTGCCgatgtgggtggtggtgggccgGTACCGATGTGGGTGGTAGTGGGCCGGTACCgatgtgggtggtggtgggccgGTACCGATGTGGGTGGACCGGTACAGATGTGGATGGTAGTGGGCCGGTACCGATGTGGATGGTAGTGGACCGGTACAGATGTGGATGGACCGGTACAGATGTGGATGGACCGGTACAGATGTGGATGGTAGTGGGCCGGTACAGATGTGGATGGACCGGTACAGATGTGGATGGACCGGTACAGATGTGGATGGTAGTGGGCCGGTACAGATGTGGATGGACCGGTACAGATGTGGATGGACCGGTACAGATGTGGATGGTAGTGGGCCGGTACCGATGTGGATGGTAGTGGACCGGTTCAGATGTGGATGGACCGGTACAGATGTGGATGGTAGTGGACCGGTTCAGATGTGGATGGACCGGTACAGATGTGGATGGACCGGTACAGATGTGGATGGTAGTGGGCCGGTACCgatgtgggtggtggtgggccgGTACCGATGTGGGTGGACCGGTACAGATGTGGATGGTAGTGGGCCGGTACCGATGTGGATGGTAGTGGGCCGGTACCGATGTGGGTGGACCGGTACAGATGTGGATGGTAGTGGGCCGGTACCGATGTGGATGGTAGTGGACCGGTACAGATGTGGATGGACCGGTACAGATGTGGATGGACCGGTACAGATGTGGATGGTAGTGGGCCGGTACCGATGTGGATGGTAGTGGACCGGTTCAGATGTGGATGGACCGGTACAGATGTGGATGGTAGTGGACCGGTTCAGATGTGGATGGACCGGTACAGATGTGGATGGACCGGTACAGATGTGGATGGTAGTGGGCCGGTACCgatgtgggtggtggtgggccAGTACCGATGTGGGTGGACCGGTACAGATGTGGATGGTAGTGGGCCGGTACCGATGTGGATGGTAGTGGGCCGGTACCGATGTGGATGGTAGTGGGCCGGTACCGATGTGGGTGGTAGTGGGCCGGTACCgatgtgggtggtggtgggccgGTACAGATGTGGGTGGACCGGTACCGATGTGGATGGTAGTGGGCCGGTACCGATGTGGGTGGTAGTGGGCCGGTACCgatgtgggtggtggtgggccgGTACAGATGTGGGTGGACCGGTACAGATGTGGATGGTAGTGGACCGGTACCGATGTGGATGGTAGTGGGCCGGTACAGATGTGGATGGTAGTGGGCCGGTACCGATGTGGGTGGTAGTGGGCCGGTACAGATGTGGATGGTAGTGGGCCGGTACAGATGTGGATGGTAGTGGGCCGGTACCGATGTGGGTGGACCGGTACAGATGTGGATGGACCGGTACAGATGTGGGTGGTAGTGGGCCGGTACCGATGTGGATGGTAGTGGGCCGGTACCGATGTGGATGGTAGTGGGCCGGTACCGATGTGGATGGTAGTGGGCCGGTatcgatacatcggccgatattagagccgcaactaacgattatgaTCACAaccgattcatctgtcgattattctATCGATCAGTtttttggttcatgaaatgaaaactgttgatcgtgtttctcaaacttTCGTGGGTTTTGTTTGCACGAAAGATGTTCCGTTACtgtcacagaaaatgaaagaaaccagaagatattcacatggaagaagcagaaa contains:
- the cln6b gene encoding ceroid-lipofuscinosis neuronal protein 6 homolog isoform X3, whose product is MQPSGRRRPSSALRAAALTCGRSPGSTETETLLPKPRFHLDLWLSFTIQTWVLDLGRPVVMLVFPSDSFPQNFPGAAVYLQVLFNLTSPLILIKVTSTSTRHIEHVTVETFLRPRHHQNVCSPVAMLERCPGTPPLPAVHLGIVAVVMGTSLHLVADSVTRRLLLIGYQLHLSVRDNPVLQEVDVCELLFHYDDTVGHVMWSVPLFLVLLFFFSGSYCHRTQEEALPPAAWMLLAPNTAYYWYMITEGQTFILFIFTCFAMAATVMCQRRRGMVPDCNGLFMLYVSSQPCPWWRSGWPVCGMTPS
- the cln6b gene encoding ceroid-lipofuscinosis neuronal protein 6 homolog isoform X1 translates to MQPSGRRRPSSALRAAALTCGRSPGSTETETLLPKPRFHLDLWLSFTIQTWVLDLGRPVVMLVFPSDSFPQNFPGAAVYLQVLFNLTSPLILIKVTSTSTRHIEHVTVETFLRPRHHQNVCSPVAMLERCPGTPPLPAVHLGIVAVVMGTSLHLVADSVTRRLLLIGYQLHLSVRDNPVLQEVRPSSLVGYWISHQTMMSSQCDGCCFVSQVDVCELLFHYDDTVGHVMWSVPLFLVLLFFFSGSYCHRTQEEALPPAAWMLLAPNTAYYWYMITEGQTFILFIFTCFAMAATVMCQRRRGMVPDCNGLFMLYVSSQPCPWWRSGWPVCGMTPS
- the cln6b gene encoding ceroid-lipofuscinosis neuronal protein 6 homolog isoform X2, coding for MQPSGRRRPSSALRAAALTCGRSPGSTETETLLPKPRFHLDLWLSFTIQTWVLDLGRPVVMLVFPSDSFPQNFPGAAVYLQVLFNLTSPLILIKVTSTSTRHIEHVTVETFLRPRHHQNVCSPVAMLERCPGTPPLPAVHLGIVAVVMGTSLHLVADSVTRRLLLIGYQLHLSVRDNPVLQEVRPSSLVGYWISHQTMMSSQCDGCCFVSQVDVCELLFHYDDTVGHVMWSVPLFLVLLFFFSGSYCHRTQEEALPPAAWMLLAPNTAYYWYMITEGQTFILFIFTCFAMAATVMCQRRRGMVPDCNGLFMLYGP